The nucleotide sequence CTCGACTAATATTCCTACCTCGCCCTTCTTCACATTCAGTAAAAGAAGCTTCTCTTCAGTGCATGCTAGCACAATTTCTTTCTCAAATGGACACCATGATATCGCCACAATGGAATTGGTATCACTGAACTGGTGCAATGGCTTGTCCACTTTCCGAACATCCCAGACCTGTTTAAGTCCAGATACTGTTGATTGTTGAATGAAAAGGAAGGTTATGTGGTGAGCTTACAAAAAATTGCTTATCAAGTTCGTGTGTGGCTGGATTATTTCAAGACAAGCCGCAGTGGCAACTTTTAGAGGACTTTTGTTTGCTATTTGGTTTCTTACTCTTTTTTTCAACAAAGGGAACCCAGCTTTTAAGTAGCATATTTGTTACATCCAAACAAGCTACCACAGCAGCACAGAGCTGAACATTAATTTACCTTACAGTAGTTTCCAGAAGCTACGACCATCGTATTTTTGTCAGTTGGACACCATTCTACAGCTGAACAAGTTTCCATCGAAGAAAATTTCCTAATAAAGAGCAAATTCGTTTCATTAGTAACAACCAAGTAGGTATTTCCCTAATAGGGAACAAATTCGTTAGTACAACTATGCATTTGATGCATAAGAAGAAAATTTACCCAATCACAGATGATTTGGCACTTATATCCAAAATTTTAACACCAACATTTGATGCTGAGGTAATAACATTGGGTTTAAGAGCATTCCATGACAGATCCGAGATCTGCACATTATCATCTTCATTATACTGCAAAAAAATCAAAATACTAGATGGTCAACCTTAATATTATTTTTAAGAAAACCAAGTAATCAAAATCTGGGCGACATCCTATCCAAACCAGAACTGGAAACAcatattacaacaacaacaacaacaaagcctttaagtcccaaacaagttggtagaagcaatcaaggttcagacacgtgaatagttgttttccaaacacttctatctaaggctaagtcttttggtatattccatcctttcaagtctccttttattgcctctatccaggtcaacttcggtcttcccctactatcctggcttaggattccactacgcaccggtgcctctgaaggtctccattggacatgtccaaaccatctcaaccggtgttggacaagcttttctttaattggtgctacccctaatctcatcacgtatatcatcgttccgaactcaatcccttcttgtatgaccgcaaatccaacgcaacatacgcatttccgcgacacttatctgttgaatatgttgtcttttcgtaggtcaacattctgcaccatgcaacatagtaggtctaatcgtcgtcctataaaacttgtcttttagcttctgtggtacccttttgtcacataggacactagatgcttgacgccacttcatccaccctactttgattctatggctaaacatcttcatcaatatccccgtctctctgtagcattgatcctaaatatcgaaaggtatccttcctaggcactatttgaccttccaaactaatatattcctcctcccgagtaatagggccgaagtcacatctcatatactcagttttagttctactgggtctaaaacctttggactccaaagtctcccgccataactctagtttctgattcactcctgtccggctttcatcaactagcactacatcgtctgcgaaaagcatacaccaagggatgtccccttgtatggcCCTTGTGACcttatccatcactaaggcaaacagataaggacttaaagctgacccttgatgtagtcatatcctaatcgggaagtcatccttatctccatcacttgttcgaacactagtcacaacattattgtgcatgtccttaatgagcccgacgtacttcgttgagactttatgtttgtccaaagctcaccacataatattccttggtactttatcataagccttcttcaagtcaataaaaaccatgtgtaggtccttcttctcccgataccgctccataacttgtcttattaagaaaatggcttccatggttgacctttcaggcatgaaaccaaattggttcatagagacccgcgttattgctctcaagcgatgcttgaTAACTCTctcacatagcttcatagtatggctcatcaacttaattccccggtaattagtacaactttgaatattccctttattcttgtagatcggtaccaatatacttctcctctactcgtcaggcatcttgttcgatcgaaaaatatggttgaacaacttggttagtcatactatagctatgtccccgaggcatctccacacctcgattgggataccatccggtcccatcgccttacctcctttcatcattttcaacgcctctctgacctcagattcttggattctccgcacaaagcgcctattggtgtcatcaaaagagtcatccaactgaaagattgtgtccgtattctcaccattgaacaatttgtcaaaatactcttgccatcgatgtcgggtctcatcctccttcaccaagagatgctccttttcatccttaatgcacttaacttggttgaagtcccttatcTTTCTCTcacgagccctagccatcctataaatgtccttctctcctttcttCGTACTAAAATgctggtaaagatcctcgtacgctctaccctttgccacacttacagttcgattttgcagtcttctttgccaccttatacttctctatgttgtccacactcctatcatgatacaagcgtctatagcattctttcttctccttaatagccctttggacttcctcgttccaccactaagtatctttagcctcgcctccacttcctttggttactccacacacctctgaggccaccttccgaatgttggttgccatcttctcctacatattgtttatgtcctcttcttctttctaagagccctctttgataaccctttccctaaatacctctgacgtctcccctttcagtttccactaCTTTGTTCTTTTGAAAATATCTTATGACATTATTGCAAAAGTATGtcaataaacacatatccagcaGCTTACAAAACAATAAAATTTTATAAATACAACCATACCTACTATATTTCATATAAGTTGTGATATTATTCAAATCTCTTCTTATATATAACTAAATAGTAAGTCAAAACACCAAATTTTATGCATATCCATCCATTTAGACAGTTTTATTCATTAAGAAACCATTGTCTTATTTTAGTACCTGAAAATGGGGAATTCTTTCTGCAAAAGGGTTGATAAGATCCCATATGAGTACTGTCCCTTTTGCTCCACCAGAAGCAAGAAAGTGTGGTGTTGTAGGGCTGAACGACAAACCGAGTACCTATACAGATTGATTATGTAGTCAGAAACCAGATAAGAATTTTCAGCTAACAAATGCAATATAGCTAAGAAAAGATAAAGTCAGTACAGCAATTATAGTTAATCTTCAATAACTTGCCAGTGTATAAACATCAATAATAAGAACAGCAATAGCTATCAACACCATGGTTTTTTTTAGGCATCGAAGCGAGCCACCACGAAGGGGTTGAATATGTTAGAATTTTAGCAGCAGGGAAACACACACATGAACAGTGACAAAATTCAATAACACAACTATGACTCCAATAAAATCAATCCATGTGCTCTGTGTTCTATAAACAAAAATCCTGGCGTAGAGCAAAGCGTACACACCAATCCATGAACCAAtgagcagagcagagcacagAGTATGATAACTGATTAGTAGTGGTAGTATGGCACATACCACACAAGCACAAGCTGTAGACAGTATTGTGATACAAAGTAATTTATATAAAAGTATGAACTACTTTATATAGCACAACCAGCAGAGCAAACACAACAGAGAGCACAGCTGCACAAGCATAGCAGCCTGACGCCTTGCAGCAACTAGGCAACACCAGATCGGATATAGTGAACTCCATACACACACGCGCGCATGTCAAGACGACACCGACGCCCAGCACCCTTAGCACACCTTGTCGCATAGGTGACTACTCATAAACCATGATCAACACAGGCCAAACTGTACAGTTAAACTTTGTCATCTCAGCATCCCAATTCACTGTTACTTGATTGCAATATAGTTATAGCTCCCCTCTCTCTACTTCGCTAGTCCTAGCTCCTCTTACTTCTACTTGTGCTCTCAATACTATGGCTATTACGACAAGTGCTTGGCTCTGCTTGCAAATAAAGTTGGATAGTAACAGGGAGGAAGAACGAAAACTCACTGGACCAGCAGAGTGACATGACATCAGGGCAACCATGGAAGCGGACGATGATGCAGGGATAGTCAAATCACCACTAGTGGAGTCCAGACTTGGCGGCTGTGGAGGCCCATCTGGAGAGAAGTAATCATCGATTACCCTAAACTGGGAGAACCACCGACCATCTCCCGACTCCGAGCGGCCATCTTCCGATTGCAGCATCAGGTTGTCATTCCTACAGACGGCACACGGCAGTGATGAAGGTGCACAAGGAGAAGGAGCTTGAGATGTGAGGTGGCGAGACGCACCTGTGGGGATCCGAAACGGCCGTCGCGCGGTTCTCGTGGTCGTGGCCACCGGCGACCAAATTGGGGGTGGTGCCATGGACCTGCTGCAGCATATCCTTTGGGCAGAAGTAATCCTCGATTATGCTGGAATCGGAGCCCGAATCCGAGGGTCTGCGGGGACGGAAAATGGGATGATGAGAGGGAGGAGAAGAGAGCTAGATTTGCGGCGGCTCACGCGTCGTCAGAAAACTCACTCGAGCAGCGCCTCACGGGGGTCCCAGACGGCGACCACGCCGCTCTTCAGGCCACCGGCGATGAGCCCGGTGGGGAGTGCAGATGAATAGCACGACGCCTCTGTGGGCCTGGACCAGGCGACGCGGCAGAACTCGGCCGGCGAGGGGATGCGGGCGACGAGGGGAAGCACGCCGTCGACGTACGCGGCGGCGGTGCGGTAGACGAGGAGGCCCGGGTTGCTGGAACCCGGCGCGGTGCCCGCAGCTAGGAAGGAGACGTCATACGAGCCGCCGAAGGCGAGGGCCGACGCCGTCATGGACGCCGACGCCAACACCTCCGCCATGCCTGCTCCCTTTCGCGGTTCCCCCTTCGGCACCTTgcagaaaggacaaacgagccgcgagggagggaggagggagaattTGTTACGTGGGACGGGACGGGGGCCAGGGTCTGCCGCCAGCCGGGGTCATAGCTGGCGAACCGCACATTTCGAAGGTGATAGCATGGGCCGGGCCGCCACGATTGTTCCCGTCAGACTGATGGGCCAAATCTTCTTCCAATTCTTCCCATCGAACTGGCCGCTATAATAAGGCCTCGTTTGCTCCTGGGGCGGCTTCTGCTCCGGCTCCGAGTGAAGCCCTGCCGGTGCTAAGAAAAACAGATTCGCAAGAAGAGCAGTTGGGAGCCGGAGCCCTTTTCTACGGGAGAGCCGGAGCTGCACAAACCTGGCTTCCTCCGGCTCCTCTTCCGTCTCCTTGCCAAGTACCGTTTCTGCCCAACGCCCTCAAGCCCGCGGCCATGACCGGCAGCCGCGTTCAGCCGCTTCGCCTGGCCGCGTTCCACGCCAGGCATGCTGGAGCTGCTCCACCCGTCCGTGCTCCCGCTCCTCGCCATGCCGGATCGCTTCGGCCTCCCACACGCGGCAGCAAGCACCCTCCCTTTGGCGCAATCCCTTCTGCGGCCGCGCCATTTCTCAccccggcggccggcggccgcgCGTATGCACAGTAGGAAGAGATGCGGAGAACTGGAGATGGCAAAAGGAAGAGACTTTTCCCtgcgtgccattataaaagatcgtaatcccctgtgtgcccctgaaaaaattcagcggtcttcagcgccactactccaactttttcgtgtcatctatgccacttccgtcagttttggCTCtgacgccgttaaactgcaggggtgaaaagacgaaaatgcccttaagttcaaatatgttattaatttttttttagcatcttaacgacttcaaatgaaaaaactcaaaactacaaagttatagatcttgtcgagatctataattttcatataatttttttttcatttaatttcgcaaaaaaaaatgatttgatatgattaatatatcttagaaaaatcatattattttttttgcgaaattaaatgaaaaaaaaattatatgaaaattatagatctcgacgagatctacaactttctagttttgagttttttcatttgaagtcgttaagatgctcaaaaaaaattaataacatatttgaacttaagggcattttcgtcttttcacccctgcagtttaacggcgttagagccaaaactgacggaagtggcatagatgacacgaaaaagttggagtagtggcgctgaagaccgctgaattttttcaggggcacacagaggattacgatcttttataatggcacatagGGAAAAGTCTCCAAAAGGAACGGAGAGATGTGGAGATGGCAAAAGGGAACCGATGGATGGATAAGAGGAACCGTGAAggcaatggccccgttcgctgatcTGAAACttaactgaaaaatactgtttcgactagtttgttgagagagaaaaatactgttcagcTGATTGGATGAACAGTAACTTGAGAGGGGTTCTAGCCGGCTGGCTCGTCTCggtcagaccagcgaacgagctAAATATGTACTAGTATTTCTTTTTCTTCTAATACTGAAATTCTTTTGAAGGAGAATAGTTTTCTTTAGTGATAAAATCGTAGTTACCTTGCTAATGAACCCATAGTGCTAGGTGACATTTTTTTATCGAATAAGCAAAAGGTTTATGCATCTTTCTATTGAGTAGAGAAAGTTTTTACACGACGCGCTGTTTTACAGCGCGCTAAGGAGGACAAGAATGATTACATTTGAGCAAAGCCCCTCTAGCTAGGCGTTCCTTTGGTGATTACTAGTTGACATCAAATATTAAAATCAAAGAGATAGGAGCACTATGGACATTTGATATATTTCATCCATTCAAAAAACAGGAAAAACCATTTTGTCAAATGTTTTTCAAAGCTCTTTTAGAGAAGTTGCTTCTTCAGTGAAACCGGAGCTAGAGCTATTTTTAGATGAGTCAAAGTCCTACCAAGTAGGCCATAAATCTTCTACACAAGTGCGACTTAGGGTGGATGGAAAGCACATTTAAACATAAGCTTAGCCCGATCCAAAAAAATTATTCACTTTTTTGTTTTTTGGTTGATCTTTTTTTAAGTTAAACTTTCCCCTTTATGTTCCATTTCTATTAATTTCACTTTGTTGcttttttcctatgttcttcttttctttttttatttagtttattttatttaaaaaacAACGTTGTAGTGGAGAAGTAACAAGAAAATATGGCTTTCAATCAAATCAAAACAGCTCCCTTTCTAGTACCTTGCACGTTAAAGTAATTGAAGAACAATAGAGTTTGCAAAACCGACAACAATGAATAAAAATATAGACTGTCATTTAGTTATACAGAGCCCAATTTTGTTTTTTTGGATGATTGGTTAGTCTAATCGGAATTCCGCCAAACGACCCAAGCCGAGATAGGAATTCCGTCGAGATTGTTATGAAACCGAAGTCAAAAGTCAGTATGAACAAGAGACTTTGGTGGTGGCCAATTTATGAGAGACCAGAAAATTATTGGGACAACATGAACCTCTCCCCCCTCTATAAAAGGAGGTGAATGGGAAGTTGGAGGAGAGACACAACATATGTACATGTATACACAATGAAACACTAAAGAGCTCCCTTCCCTCTCTCATTCTATGTTCTTTGCGCCTGTGTCATGATAAACCAATTTCTCAACAGAGGTACGTTCTGGGCCATGAACTAGGACGGGAGAGTGGGGATTGCAAGTCTTGCCACAGATTCATTCACTAGGCCAAAAGCCCATCTAAATCGGGCCAATAAATTAGCCCTTGGAGAGGCCTTGCCTATCGAAATCTCTAAGGTTTAAGGTCTCTATGGATCCATGGTCTAGGACCCCATTTGGATCTATGATCTATAGTTTTGAGGCTCCAATAGAAGATTTAAGGTGCTGTTTAAAATTTAGTCAACCATATAAAAGTTTTATAGACTACACAAGTAGGATAAAGTTTTTAGTCGTCCTTACCTTTTTAGCCAACTAAACTTCA is from Miscanthus floridulus cultivar M001 chromosome 7, ASM1932011v1, whole genome shotgun sequence and encodes:
- the LOC136464536 gene encoding protein transport protein SEC31 homolog B-like isoform X2, whose amino-acid sequence is MAEVLASASMTASALAFGGSYDVSFLAAGTAPGSSNPGLLVYRTAAAYVDGVLPLVARIPSPAEFCRVAWSRPTEASCYSSALPTGLIAGGLKSGVVAVWDPREALLEPSDSGSDSSIIEDYFCPKDMLQQVHGTTPNLVAGGHDHENRATAVSDPHRNDNLMLQSEDGRSESGDGRWFSQFRVIDDYFSPDGPPQPPSLDSTSGDLTIPASSSASMVALMSCHSAGPVLGLSFSPTTPHFLASGGAKGTVLIWDLINPFAERIPHFQYNEDDNVQISDLSWNALKPNVITSASNVGVKILDISAKSSVIGKFSSMETCSAVEWCPTDKNTMVVASGNYCKYLDLNRSGMFGKWTSHCTSSVIPIPLWRYHGVHLRKKLC
- the LOC136464536 gene encoding protein transport protein SEC31 homolog B-like isoform X1; this encodes MAEVLASASMTASALAFGGSYDVSFLAAGTAPGSSNPGLLVYRTAAAYVDGVLPLVARIPSPAEFCRVAWSRPTEASCYSSALPTGLIAGGLKSGVVAVWDPREALLEPSDSGSDSSIIEDYFCPKDMLQQVHGTTPNLVAGGHDHENRATAVSDPHRNDNLMLQSEDGRSESGDGRWFSQFRVIDDYFSPDGPPQPPSLDSTSGDLTIPASSSASMVALMSCHSAGPVLGLSFSPTTPHFLASGGAKGTVLIWDLINPFAERIPHFQYNEDDNVQISDLSWNALKPNVITSASNVGVKILDISAKSSVIGKFSSMETCSAVEWCPTDKNTMVVASGNYCKVWDVRKVDKPLHQFSDTNSIVAISWCPFEKEIVLACTEEKLLLLNVKKGEVVHEVKAPGKCLAVRWSQHRVNHFALATSGGRPVYDKVEMYRGVGN